From Candidatus Pedobacter colombiensis, one genomic window encodes:
- a CDS encoding SRPBCC family protein encodes MNTNQTNLKLRSGKFSIEKHQFENVGMNERMISMFLSGILISKGIKRPLGASFIYGAYLAYRAFTGHCLVYEQLGIDASKPHTINIRGEFEIDRPAKEVYNYWRNLNNLPGSIKHLLNVEMVEENLSKWKSNVLGNLFAIDWQAEIVKDEPGRLIGWRSVPGTLIQHVGRVQFAETPDQQGTLLKIVLSYRPPAGGIGLGMAKMLNPYFENMLKKEIKTFKHTIETTMPHQF; translated from the coding sequence ATGAACACAAATCAAACTAATCTGAAGCTTCGTTCGGGCAAATTTTCTATTGAGAAACATCAGTTTGAAAACGTAGGCATGAACGAACGCATGATATCCATGTTTTTAAGTGGAATACTGATTAGCAAGGGTATTAAAAGGCCATTAGGGGCCTCCTTTATATATGGTGCTTACCTCGCCTACCGGGCATTTACGGGTCATTGTCTGGTATATGAACAATTAGGCATAGATGCAAGCAAGCCTCATACCATCAACATAAGAGGGGAATTTGAAATTGACAGACCCGCCAAAGAAGTCTATAACTATTGGCGTAATTTAAATAACCTACCTGGAAGCATCAAGCATCTGCTAAATGTAGAAATGGTTGAAGAAAATCTTTCCAAATGGAAATCAAATGTGCTGGGCAATTTATTTGCCATAGATTGGCAAGCAGAAATTGTTAAAGATGAACCCGGACGCCTAATTGGATGGCGCTCTGTTCCGGGGACATTAATACAACATGTTGGAAGGGTCCAATTTGCAGAAACACCCGACCAACAAGGCACATTATTAAAAATAGTGCTTTCTTACCGCCCTCCTGCTGGCGGGATTGGATTAGGGATGGCAAAAATGTTAAATCCGTATTTCGAGAACATGCTTAAAAAAGAAATAAAAACCTTTAAGCATACTATTGAAACCACTATGCCGCACCAGTTTTAG
- a CDS encoding TlpA disulfide reductase family protein, whose translation MKLTRLAILLLLLPFATMAQEDQSTLTKVGDNVPQFSFEIERGKTVNINDYKGKLILINLFATWCPPCNTELPLAQKQIWDKYRDNPGFAFFVFGREEGWDKLEPFKKAKGFTFPILPDVDRGIFSKFATQSIPRNIIVDQNGKIIYQSIGYSEKEFAEMVALIEARL comes from the coding sequence ATGAAATTGACCCGTTTAGCTATCTTATTGCTTTTGTTACCTTTTGCTACTATGGCACAGGAAGATCAAAGTACCCTAACAAAAGTTGGTGACAATGTGCCGCAGTTTTCTTTTGAAATAGAAAGAGGCAAAACGGTCAACATCAACGATTATAAAGGCAAGCTGATTCTGATTAATCTTTTTGCTACCTGGTGCCCTCCGTGTAATACAGAACTGCCATTGGCTCAAAAACAGATTTGGGATAAGTATAGGGATAATCCGGGATTTGCATTTTTTGTTTTTGGACGTGAAGAAGGCTGGGATAAATTAGAGCCCTTTAAAAAGGCTAAAGGATTTACTTTTCCTATACTTCCGGATGTGGATCGTGGTATTTTTAGCAAATTTGCTACACAGTCTATCCCACGAAACATTATCGTTGATCAGAATGGTAAGATCATTTATCAATCGATAGGTTATTCGGAGAAAGAATTTGCTGAAATGGTGGCCTTGATTGAAGCGAGGCTCTAG
- a CDS encoding LLM class flavin-dependent oxidoreductase has protein sequence MELGISTFGELLPDGTAGKAINAQKRVQELLEEVKLADEVGLDVFAFGEHHRPDFVISAPEIMMAAAAAITKNIRLSSSVTVLSSADPVRTFQNFATVDLISNGRAEIIAGRGSFIESYPLFGYNLNDYDELFTEKLGLLMQINEEEMVTWKGKHRPSIVNRGVYPRPAQQAIPIWIGVGGTPASAQRAGKLNLPMAIAILGSPPEQFVPFVELYRKSATDAGHDASKLQLAISSQFYVAEDSQKAADEFYPSYERLMNRVGKDRGWSPMTRQQYEYLRSDGPLVVGDPQQAIDKIMHQYELFHNTRFLAQLVTGAISHKQILKTIELFGTKVAPVVRKEVG, from the coding sequence ATGGAATTAGGGATTAGCACATTTGGCGAGTTACTGCCAGATGGTACTGCAGGCAAGGCAATAAATGCACAAAAAAGAGTTCAGGAATTATTGGAAGAAGTAAAACTTGCCGATGAAGTTGGACTCGATGTATTTGCTTTTGGTGAACACCATCGCCCTGATTTTGTCATATCAGCTCCCGAAATTATGATGGCAGCAGCGGCAGCAATCACTAAAAACATTAGATTATCTAGCTCTGTAACCGTATTAAGCTCTGCCGATCCCGTCCGCACCTTTCAGAATTTTGCTACTGTAGACCTGATCTCTAACGGACGTGCCGAGATCATTGCCGGCCGTGGTTCTTTCATAGAGTCGTATCCCTTGTTTGGCTATAACCTAAACGACTATGATGAACTTTTTACTGAGAAACTGGGCTTGCTCATGCAAATCAATGAAGAAGAAATGGTGACCTGGAAGGGCAAACACCGCCCATCAATTGTAAACCGTGGGGTATATCCACGTCCGGCACAGCAAGCCATCCCTATTTGGATTGGCGTTGGAGGTACACCGGCATCTGCACAACGTGCAGGAAAGCTCAACCTGCCAATGGCTATTGCTATTCTGGGTAGTCCACCAGAACAATTTGTTCCTTTTGTAGAACTTTACCGTAAATCTGCTACTGATGCCGGACATGATGCCAGCAAGCTTCAACTGGCCATCAGCTCTCAATTTTATGTTGCCGAGGATTCACAAAAAGCAGCGGATGAGTTTTATCCTTCTTATGAAAGATTAATGAACCGTGTGGGAAAAGACAGAGGTTGGTCGCCCATGACCAGACAGCAATATGAATACCTACGCAGTGACGGACCTCTGGTTGTAGGTGATCCTCAACAGGCCATTGATAAAATCATGCATCAATATGAGCTGTTCCACAATACCAGATTTCTTGCACAATTGGTAACCGGAGCTATATCGCACAAGCAAATTCTAAAAACAATTGAACTATTTGGGACTAAAGTTGCTCCCGTTGTAAGAAAAGAAGTTGGCTAG
- a CDS encoding LysR substrate-binding domain-containing protein, with the protein MSYQIELRHLKYFQVLAQELKFRKAAELLFISQPGLSRQIMQMEEIFNVTLFDRSKKKVELTAAGLYLKEEVDFIFNHLETIRRQLDNISQGKETELRIGFLGSAAQKIVPELVLRLNKEYPGIQTILDEMPNRLQVEMLEKDKLDLAFVRLHRLPEGISRHLIHQDTFAMVLPMNHPINQANFNSVRDFSNEQFIFFSSEDSPFYHDLITSICEDAGFRPKVFHKSVNALTIFKLVEEGLGVAIVPTSLQYGYNLNVKFIELKNIPQRTELYVAWKESNRNPALKNVIELLIH; encoded by the coding sequence ATGAGTTATCAAATAGAGCTACGACACTTGAAATATTTCCAGGTTCTTGCCCAGGAATTGAAATTCAGAAAAGCAGCAGAGCTGTTATTTATTTCACAGCCTGGCCTTAGCCGGCAAATCATGCAGATGGAAGAAATATTTAATGTAACCTTGTTCGACCGCAGCAAAAAAAAGGTGGAACTTACCGCTGCCGGATTATATCTAAAAGAAGAGGTAGACTTTATCTTTAATCATCTGGAAACCATCAGACGTCAGCTCGATAACATTAGTCAGGGAAAAGAAACAGAATTACGCATAGGGTTTTTAGGCTCTGCAGCACAAAAAATAGTACCCGAACTGGTACTCAGGCTAAACAAAGAATACCCCGGAATACAAACTATTCTGGATGAAATGCCTAACAGATTACAAGTAGAAATGCTGGAAAAGGATAAGCTAGACCTTGCTTTTGTCCGCTTGCACCGTTTACCGGAAGGAATTTCCAGACACCTCATTCATCAGGATACCTTTGCTATGGTATTACCGATGAACCACCCCATAAACCAGGCAAACTTTAATAGCGTAAGGGATTTTAGCAATGAACAATTTATCTTTTTTTCTAGTGAAGACAGTCCCTTTTACCATGACCTGATTACCAGTATTTGCGAAGATGCCGGCTTTCGCCCTAAAGTTTTCCATAAATCAGTAAATGCACTTACTATATTTAAACTGGTCGAGGAAGGGCTTGGTGTCGCAATTGTACCCACATCCTTACAATATGGGTACAATTTAAATGTTAAGTTTATTGAATTGAAAAACATCCCCCAAAGAACGGAGTTGTATGTAGCCTGGAAGGAATCGAATAGGAACCCTGCGCTAAAAAACGTAATTGAATTACTGATTCATTAA
- the hutH gene encoding histidine ammonia-lyase — MSVNQIFNYGSDFLTVSKALAISKGTLKGDLSPETRQKIKESSAIVEKIALADKPVYGINTGFGPLCTSMISAEDTKKLQENILKSHAVGVGEPIDEEISRLMLVLKLQALAKGYSGIQEATLDRMIWHLEIGAIPLVPKQGSVGASGDLAPLSHLFLPLIGLGRVHYKGAVMTTADLLREHNLKPIALGAKEGLALINGTQFIAAHAVKVVARFHNVLATADITAAMMLEGLMGSVKPFDEGLHQLRPYSGNQYVAANIRNLLADSEIVSSHLDCAKVQDPYSLRCIPQVHGASRNAWLHLKETLEIEINSVTDNPIIFSEDLTISGGNFHGQPIAMPLDYACLAASEIGNISDRRIYLSLEGNTDGVPKLLMRETGLNSGFMILQYTSAALASENKGLCFPASADSIPTSLGQEDHVSMGSISGRKALQVIENVEKILGVELFCAAQAMDYHAPLKSGKIVTAVHEFVRSKINHLEEDQIMYEMMEKAIEMVQNGTILQIAAATAAAENISFTTAFNAQFENF; from the coding sequence ATGAGTGTTAATCAGATTTTTAATTACGGTTCAGACTTTCTTACTGTCAGTAAAGCATTGGCAATCAGTAAAGGAACACTGAAAGGGGATTTAAGCCCCGAAACCCGTCAGAAGATAAAAGAAAGTAGTGCTATAGTTGAAAAGATAGCACTTGCAGATAAGCCTGTTTATGGCATTAATACCGGCTTTGGTCCATTGTGTACTTCTATGATTTCTGCTGAAGATACCAAAAAGCTACAGGAGAATATCCTTAAGAGTCATGCTGTAGGTGTTGGTGAACCTATTGATGAAGAAATTTCCAGGTTGATGTTGGTGCTTAAATTGCAAGCGCTTGCTAAAGGATACTCAGGTATTCAGGAAGCTACACTTGATCGCATGATCTGGCATTTGGAAATCGGGGCTATTCCCTTGGTTCCGAAACAAGGTTCGGTGGGGGCTTCCGGTGATTTAGCACCTTTATCGCACCTTTTTCTTCCTTTAATTGGATTAGGAAGGGTACATTATAAAGGAGCTGTTATGACTACTGCCGACCTTTTAAGGGAACACAATCTTAAGCCAATAGCTTTAGGGGCTAAAGAAGGTTTGGCATTAATTAACGGCACTCAGTTTATTGCCGCACATGCGGTAAAAGTGGTGGCACGTTTTCACAATGTGCTGGCTACGGCAGATATAACCGCCGCCATGATGCTGGAGGGGTTAATGGGATCTGTAAAGCCTTTTGATGAAGGTCTGCATCAATTGCGACCGTACTCAGGAAATCAGTATGTTGCTGCCAATATCAGAAATCTTTTGGCAGATTCGGAGATTGTGAGTTCGCATTTGGATTGTGCAAAAGTACAGGATCCATATTCTTTACGCTGCATTCCGCAGGTACATGGGGCTTCAAGAAATGCCTGGTTACACCTTAAAGAAACGTTGGAAATAGAGATCAACTCTGTTACGGATAACCCGATTATATTTAGTGAAGACCTGACGATTAGTGGCGGGAATTTTCATGGACAGCCTATTGCCATGCCTTTAGATTATGCTTGCCTGGCGGCTTCGGAAATTGGTAATATATCTGATCGCAGGATTTACCTCTCTCTGGAAGGAAATACGGATGGTGTGCCGAAATTGTTGATGCGGGAGACAGGCTTGAACTCGGGCTTCATGATTTTACAATATACTTCTGCGGCTTTGGCCAGCGAAAATAAGGGTTTATGCTTTCCGGCGAGTGCGGATAGTATCCCTACTTCATTAGGACAGGAAGATCACGTAAGTATGGGTTCTATTAGTGGAAGAAAGGCTTTGCAGGTGATTGAAAATGTAGAGAAAATTTTAGGTGTAGAGCTTTTCTGTGCTGCTCAGGCGATGGATTATCATGCTCCGCTAAAATCAGGAAAGATCGTAACGGCTGTACATGAGTTTGTACGTTCTAAAATCAACCACCTGGAAGAGGATCAGATCATGTATGAGATGATGGAAAAAGCGATAGAAATGGTGCAGAATGGAACGATATTGCAAATAGCTGCAGCTACCGCTGCTGCGGAAAATATCTCTTTTACAACTGCATTTAATGCCCAGTTTG